A window of Helicobacter pylori genomic DNA:
CAAAAACACCGCTTTAGGGAGACGTTGTTTTAAATACTGATCCAAATCTTTACGATACATGCTCTTTAATCCTTTCTGTGATTTCGCCCCTAACTTGCCCTAAAATCAAATTAGCATGCGTGATTTTAACGCGCACCTTTTCTAAGGGTTTAAAAATCTTGTTCGTTTTCACTAAAACCTTAAGCCCCACCCACTCTTTTAGCCCCACGATCACCCAATCTTTAATTTCTAAAACAACGCCCAAAAACTCTTTTTCTAAATGCTCTAAGGCTAAGCGGGCGAATTTGCGTTTGACAAAATCCCTTTCAATCAAAGCAACTTTTTTTTGTAAAGCGTTCAACTCAGAGCATAATTCAGGCATTTCTTCTAACAAATACGAGCAGCCTTTAGCTTGATAAAACAACAATTCTTTTAAAAGCCTGTGCAAGGCTAGATCGCTGTATCGTCTAATGGGCGAAGTGAAATGCGTATAGCTAGCAAACCCCAAACCAAAATGGCTTTCTTGCATGGGGCTATAAAGGGCTAAATTTTGAGATTTAATCATTAAGCGCGAAATTTCTCTTTCTGCATTCTTTTCTTGGGCTATTTTTAAGGCATGCTCTAAAAAAGGAAAAAAACCCATGCCTTTAGGGCGCATGATTTCATAATCAAAAAGCTTGCCGTAGAGGCGTTTTTGCTGCTCTAAACTTGGCTCTTTATGGGTGCGGTATATCCCCCTATTGTGAAAGTATTTATCTAATAATCTCGCGCTAGACTGGTTGGCTAAAAGCATGGCTTCTTCTATAAGGGTGTGTGCATCGCTTTCTTGTTGCGTTTCAATCTTTTCTATACGCCCTTCTTGGTTTAAATACAGCTTGTTTTCAAACGAATTGAAATTAAACCCTTTTTTCAAACGCTCCTTTTTTAACTTCAAAGCCATTTCTAAAAACCCTAAAAGGCTTTGTTGCAAATCTTTATCTAAAGCGCTTTGATTAGCGCTTAAAAAATGATTGATCTCTTCATAAGTGCAATTAGCCCTAACTTCAATAACGCCTTGAGATAATTGAGCGTTTTTCACATCGTCTAAAGGGATTTCATACACCAAAGCCAAGCGTTTTTCAAACGCCTTTAATGAGCATGCCCCTTGAGACAAACTCAAAGGCAGCATGGGATAGACGCTATTAGGGAAATACACGCTAAAGCCCCTAAGCCTAGCTTCTTTATCCAAACTGGAATATTTCGGCACCAATTCGCTCACATCAGCAACCGCCACAAACAAAACCCTTTTTTCTGGATCATAAAAAATCGCATCGTCAAAATCTTTAGCGTCTTTGGGGTCAATGGTGATAAAAGGGATATGAGAATAATCCACCCTATTTTTAAAATCGCTCGCTTTAAGTTGCGCGTAGCGTTTGGCTAAATCCAAGCAATCTTTTGAAAACTCTTTCACTCTGTCAAAAAGGCTTAAAGAAAGGTTTTCATCTATCAAAGGATCTTCTAAAGCCCCTAAAACCTCGCTGATCTCACGCTTTTTAAGATCCACTTTCACTACGCAATGCCTGGGCAATTCCAATAAGGATTTTTGGCTGTGTTTTAAGATAAGGGCTTTTTTAAAAGGCTCTTTAAAAGGGATAGCCACAATTTGGTTGTTTTCTTTTGCCAAGTAGGCGATTATCGTATGGTCTTCGTTTAAAAAAGCGGCTTTAAAAAAGGCTGTGGGGCGTTTTTTAAAATATTCTATTTCACATAAAATTAGCGCGTCTGTTTTAAAAGATGGGGGTAAGTTTTTGATTAAAGGGTCTTTAGGGTAATTCCTCGCTAAAGAAATCAAAAACGCCTTATTTTTTACCCGTTCAATCCTGCCTATATCAAAGCCTTCTTTTAGAATATAGCGTTCCTTTTTGAACTCAATTGCTTCTTTTAAAACGCCTTTTTCTATTAAGGGGGCGAATCGTTTAGGGATCTTTTTAACCCCAAAAAACAGGCTTCTTAAAAACCCTTGCATCCAAAAACACTTTGCATGATTTCAAACGCTTTTGAATAAGAGATTTTAAAAGAGCTGAATTTTTCAAAACTTAAAGAGGCTTGATAAATGAGCATGTCTTTCCCGTCTTGAAAGGGGAGTTTTAATTCTTTAGCCAGAGCCAAAAAGGGCGTTAAAAACCCATACGCCAAATCATAAGCGAGCTTACCCTCTTTAAAATACCCTTTCAAAACCTCTCTATCCAAAGGCAATTCGTGATTCAAACTCGCTGAAGTGGCGTTAATGATTAAATCAAAAGCGGCCTTAGGAGCGTTAGTAAAACATGCACAACCCAAGTTTTGGAAAAAATCCAAGCCCCTAGTGGAGCGGTTCAACACGCTCACTTTCAAGCCTCGTTTTTTTAACTCGCACGCTAGGGCTTTAGCGCTCCCTCCAGAGCCTAAGATCAAAGCGTTTTGATAGTTTTGGCGTTTTAAAGAAAGATAAAACCCTAAAGCGTCGGTATTGTAACCCACAAGCTCATCATTTTCTAAAACAAGCGTATTGACCGCCCCGCATTCAAGCGCGATGCCCTTGATTTTATCGCAAACTTGAAACGCCTTTTCTTTAAAAGGCAAGGTTACATTAGCCCCACTAAGCCCTAAATTTAAAAACTCGTTTTTGATATGGCTCTCTAAAGGGAGTAATATGGGGTGGTAATGCCCCAAAAACCCCAATTCCTTTTGAAAAGTCAAAAAACAAGCGTTATGGATTAGGGGCGATTTGGAATGCTTGATAGGGTTTCCCAAAACCCCAAAAGATTTTAAACTCATTATTCTTTCATTCAACCTTTTTTAAAAGTTTTAAAAACACATAGCCCTTTGTTTCTTTAGAAAATTCAATTTTAGCCCAATCTTTTTGGATTTCTAAAACTTTCACGCTTGCATCTTTTGTGAGTGAGCCAATGATTTTACCTTTTGTGCTAGGAAAAGCTCGCACATT
This region includes:
- a CDS encoding RNB domain-containing ribonuclease; its protein translation is MQGFLRSLFFGVKKIPKRFAPLIEKGVLKEAIEFKKERYILKEGFDIGRIERVKNKAFLISLARNYPKDPLIKNLPPSFKTDALILCEIEYFKKRPTAFFKAAFLNEDHTIIAYLAKENNQIVAIPFKEPFKKALILKHSQKSLLELPRHCVVKVDLKKREISEVLGALEDPLIDENLSLSLFDRVKEFSKDCLDLAKRYAQLKASDFKNRVDYSHIPFITIDPKDAKDFDDAIFYDPEKRVLFVAVADVSELVPKYSSLDKEARLRGFSVYFPNSVYPMLPLSLSQGACSLKAFEKRLALVYEIPLDDVKNAQLSQGVIEVRANCTYEEINHFLSANQSALDKDLQQSLLGFLEMALKLKKERLKKGFNFNSFENKLYLNQEGRIEKIETQQESDAHTLIEEAMLLANQSSARLLDKYFHNRGIYRTHKEPSLEQQKRLYGKLFDYEIMRPKGMGFFPFLEHALKIAQEKNAEREISRLMIKSQNLALYSPMQESHFGLGFASYTHFTSPIRRYSDLALHRLLKELLFYQAKGCSYLLEEMPELCSELNALQKKVALIERDFVKRKFARLALEHLEKEFLGVVLEIKDWVIVGLKEWVGLKVLVKTNKIFKPLEKVRVKITHANLILGQVRGEITERIKEHVS
- a CDS encoding shikimate dehydrogenase, with protein sequence MSLKSFGVLGNPIKHSKSPLIHNACFLTFQKELGFLGHYHPILLPLESHIKNEFLNLGLSGANVTLPFKEKAFQVCDKIKGIALECGAVNTLVLENDELVGYNTDALGFYLSLKRQNYQNALILGSGGSAKALACELKKRGLKVSVLNRSTRGLDFFQNLGCACFTNAPKAAFDLIINATSASLNHELPLDREVLKGYFKEGKLAYDLAYGFLTPFLALAKELKLPFQDGKDMLIYQASLSFEKFSSFKISYSKAFEIMQSVFGCKGF